From the Bacteroidota bacterium genome, the window AAAAGCTGAAAAAACTTTAAGGGGATAGTAAACATCAAATCCTATATTTGCACCGTTCAATAAATGCTTCCAAGACCAATTGGGTCATGGAGCGTATTGCACGCTGCGTTGTCACAGTTATCTGATATCAAATAAATAACATTTTGAAAAAAATAGCATGAAAAAAAATCTACTCATTGTTTTACTTGCCATCAGTTCGATAGCAATGGCCCAACCCAAAGGAGGAAAGAAAAAGCCAGCCGGACCTCCACCAACCTACCAAAAAAGTATTTTTTTTGAAACCGGAAAGTATGAACTCAATGACTCTGCAAAGGGATTTGTGATGGCTATTATAGACTCGCTAAACCAATATAGCAGTTTTCAAATATTTATTAAAGGAAATACCGATGCCACCGGCGACAGTATTAAAAACCAAAAACTAAGTGAAGACCGTTCTTTGAAGGTTAAGGAATTGCTGATTGCGAACAGCGTAGATGAAAAATTTATTACAATTAATTCTTTGGGAGAAAATGCCCCAGTAGCCAGCAATGAAACCGAAGATGGCAAAAGGATGAACCGTAGGGTCGATATTATAGTAAACTATACACGCAAGCCCCCCGATTCACTTTTTAGTATATGGCAAAAATGTGGAAGCCAACTTCACAACAGCACAACCAAACATTGTATTAAGCCATTTAGAGATACGGTAATAGTGGGAACGCAGGGTACATTGTTTATGATACCTGGAACCGCCTTTGTGGGTGTTACCGCCAAAACAAAAGGATGTATAGAAGTGGTGGTAAAAGAAGATTTCTTGTTCAGTGAAATGCTTGCCGACAGACTAACTACTACAACTGCGGGCAAGCCACTTAGCACATCTGGTGCGGTATACATGATGGCGAGCATGAATGGTGCAAATTTGCAATTGAAACCCAAAATGAAAATTGGGATATTGATGCCATTAAGTGAACGCATGCCAACAGGGACTTTGTTGTATGAAGGTGAACGTGACAAGGGAGACAAAAATTCCATGTTGGAAGACAATACGATTAATTGGAAGGACTTCCAAAAAAACATGAGTGTTATCGATTCCTATACACGCAAGAACTTAAGCGATTGGGTAGCTTGTGGACCGCAACCACAAGATAAATGTCCCTTATTCTTTTGCAAAATTGCCCGCTTCTTTGGTATGAAAAAGAAGAAAACAGATCCCTTAAAACCACCTACTGGATGTATGATGGACGAGGCAGATTTTGCTCGATTGCAAACTGGCATTGTGGGAAGTTTGGGATATAATTTCAAAAATCCAAAAGACAAATTGGGCTTGATGTTGATAGCCGAAAATTGGAGGACTCAAATCAAGGACAATGGCACCCAATTAAACAACAGAGATTTGGCAAACTGGGCATTTGCTGCATCCAATAAATTAGGTTGGATAAATTTTGACCGATTATATTTAAGTAAAGAAGAAAAAACCAGTATAAGTGTTGATGTTGCCCCTCAAAAAAATATAGAATTGTACTTGGTATTTAAAAAAGAAAAAATGTTGTTGCCACAGATAACAGAAGGAAAGGATTTTACGAAAGATAAAATTATTCCCAAGGGACTACAAGCCAAACTAGTAGTTTTAAAATATGAAAAAGGGCAACCTTATTATTTTATAAAAGATATAACAACCGGTGACCCACAAGTTCATGTCGAATTTAAAGCAGCGAGCCCCTCTGAGATTAGAGAAGCATTTAAAGTGCTTGATAATTGAGCTTTTAGGCTTGTCAGGTGTAAACACCAAACAACACCTGACAGCACCTGACAACACTAAAACTGACCACACTAAAAAAATCAACCCCTTAAAAATAAAAATTATGAAAAAAATTATCAAATTAACTACTGTATTATTGTTTGCAGTAATGATTGCTGGCAGTTGTAATAAGCAAAAAAAGCTTATGAACCGACTTGTAGGCACATGGAATATTGACAAGCTTGAAGGTACCTATACTGGTGCTACAACTTTTCCTTATTCATATACTAATGCGGGCACTTATATTTTCACAGATGATGGCAAGGGGACTTTTTCATATACCCTTAATGGTTCAGTGAGCAATGGATCCTTCATCTGGGCAAATACTGAAACAACAGTTACGATGACGCAGACAGGTTATTCACCCAAGGTGAATACCGTTACCTCTAATAGCAAAACAAAACAAGAGTGGTCATTTAATTATACCGACGCAGGTAGTACAAATGTGGGTACTATAACATTGAGTAAAAAATAATTGAAAACTTGTTAGGTGGTACTTATCAGGTGGAAACACCTGACAACACGGGACAACTCTGCAGAATCGTAAACGGGAAGCCTTGTTAGGTGGAAACACCTGACTGCACGGGATAAAGCGGAAATTCTAATGCTAGTTTTTTAACTTCTTGCTTTGCATTATTTATAATAGTTTCATTCTCGTTATTGATGAGTATATGGTCTATCATTTCGGCAACTTTCACAAATTGTTCAGAACCAAAACCACGAGTAGTCATGGCGGCTGTACCTATACGCATACCCGAAGTTACAAAAGGCGACTTGTCGTCGAAAGGTACCATATTTTTGTTGATGGTAATTCCAGCTTTTATTAAAGTATTTTCGGCAAGCTTTCCATTCAAATCTTTAGTACGAAGATCTATCAACATCATGTGATTATCGGTACCACCCGATATAACTTTATAACCCAATCCTACAAATGCATCGGCCATCATTTTAGAATTTTTAATGATGTCGCCACAATAATTTTTATAATCATCCGTAAGTGCCTCGCCAAATGCGATTGCTTTGGCCGCTATTACATGCTCCAAAGGACCACCTTGTGTGCCTGGGAAAACGGCTCCATCCAAGACTGCACTCATCATTTTTATCTCACCCTTGGG encodes:
- a CDS encoding OmpA family protein produces the protein MKKNLLIVLLAISSIAMAQPKGGKKKPAGPPPTYQKSIFFETGKYELNDSAKGFVMAIIDSLNQYSSFQIFIKGNTDATGDSIKNQKLSEDRSLKVKELLIANSVDEKFITINSLGENAPVASNETEDGKRMNRRVDIIVNYTRKPPDSLFSIWQKCGSQLHNSTTKHCIKPFRDTVIVGTQGTLFMIPGTAFVGVTAKTKGCIEVVVKEDFLFSEMLADRLTTTTAGKPLSTSGAVYMMASMNGANLQLKPKMKIGILMPLSERMPTGTLLYEGERDKGDKNSMLEDNTINWKDFQKNMSVIDSYTRKNLSDWVACGPQPQDKCPLFFCKIARFFGMKKKKTDPLKPPTGCMMDEADFARLQTGIVGSLGYNFKNPKDKLGLMLIAENWRTQIKDNGTQLNNRDLANWAFAASNKLGWINFDRLYLSKEEKTSISVDVAPQKNIELYLVFKKEKMLLPQITEGKDFTKDKIIPKGLQAKLVVLKYEKGQPYYFIKDITTGDPQVHVEFKAASPSEIREAFKVLDN